In the Campylobacter lari genome, CCATAAAGTGCCTTGCGAAATTCATCAAAAAATTCAAAAAACGAATGCAAGTTATAAGTGCAAAACTTGCCAAGAAGCAATAAGACTAAAATAAAGGCTACACAATGAATAAAAGATACACCTTAACCCTTTCAGAAGAACTTTATGAACGCTTAAGTCAAACTGCGAAATTTTCTAAAAAGAAAAAAGCTGAAATTTTACGCAATGCTTTAGAAAATTATCTTGATGAAATGGAAGATTTTGCTCCAGCTATAGAAGCTT is a window encoding:
- a CDS encoding ribbon-helix-helix protein, CopG family, whose amino-acid sequence is MNKRYTLTLSEELYERLSQTAKFSKKKKAEILRNALENYLDEMEDFAPAIEALEDLKDGDSEKLDSIIKKLKC